In a genomic window of Croceibacterium sp. TMG7-5b_MA50:
- a CDS encoding site-specific DNA-methyltransferase, whose product MGEVLSIRAPRAAVRPELPLGQILPGDCIEAMRSLPARSVDLVFADPPYNLQLGGDLNRPDGSMVDAVTDAWDRFDSFAAYDAFTRDWLAQCRRVLKPDGALWVIGSYHNIFRVGATMQDLGFWLLNDIVWRKANPMPNFRGTRFTNAHETLLWASMGEKSRYHFNYRAMKTLNDELQMRSDWLIPLCGGQERLKRDGAKAHPTQKPEALLYRVLLATTEPGDVVLDPFFGTGTTGAVAKRLGRQWIGCEQEPLYREVALERIKAALPLDESALEVMQSRKNQPKVAFGALVEAGLIPPGSVLFDRQRRWEARVRADGSLECGVLTGSIHGVGKTLQDAPSCNGWTFWHLEHDGAVKPIDALRQLHLLAIED is encoded by the coding sequence ATGGGCGAAGTTCTTTCCATCCGCGCGCCGCGCGCCGCAGTACGGCCGGAGCTTCCTCTCGGGCAGATCCTGCCGGGCGACTGCATCGAGGCGATGCGGTCGCTGCCAGCGCGCAGCGTCGACCTGGTCTTCGCCGATCCACCGTACAACTTGCAGCTCGGTGGCGATCTCAACCGCCCGGATGGCAGCATGGTGGACGCGGTGACCGATGCGTGGGACCGCTTCGACAGTTTCGCCGCCTATGATGCGTTCACCCGCGACTGGCTGGCGCAGTGCCGCCGCGTGCTGAAGCCGGACGGCGCGTTGTGGGTGATCGGGAGCTATCACAACATCTTCCGCGTCGGTGCGACGATGCAGGATCTGGGCTTCTGGCTGCTGAATGACATCGTGTGGCGCAAGGCCAACCCGATGCCCAATTTTCGCGGCACACGCTTCACCAATGCGCACGAGACGCTTTTGTGGGCCAGCATGGGTGAGAAGTCGCGCTACCACTTCAACTACCGCGCGATGAAGACGCTGAATGACGAGCTGCAGATGCGCAGCGACTGGCTGATCCCGCTGTGCGGAGGGCAGGAACGGCTGAAGCGGGACGGGGCCAAAGCGCATCCGACGCAGAAGCCGGAGGCGCTGCTGTACCGCGTGCTGCTGGCGACGACGGAGCCGGGCGACGTGGTGCTGGACCCGTTCTTCGGCACCGGCACCACCGGCGCGGTCGCCAAGCGGCTGGGTCGGCAGTGGATCGGCTGCGAGCAGGAGCCCCTCTATCGTGAGGTCGCGCTGGAGCGGATCAAGGCGGCTCTGCCGCTGGACGAGAGCGCGCTGGAGGTCATGCAGAGCCGGAAGAACCAGCCCAAGGTCGCCTTCGGCGCCCTGGTGGAGGCCGGGCTGATCCCGCCCGGCAGTGTGTTGTTCGATCGGCAGCGCCGGTGGGAGGCGCGGGTGCGGGCGGACGGTTCGCTGGAGTGCGGCGTCCTGACGGGCTCCATCCACGGCGTCGGCAAGACGTTGCAGGATGCGCCGAGCTGTAACGGCTGGACATTCTGGCATCTGGAGCATGACGGGGCCGTCAAGCCGATTGATGCCCTGCGCCAATTGCACCTGCTCGCCATCGAAGACTGA
- the folP gene encoding dihydropteroate synthase translates to MMRRVYLQPLTMAPSPQALHGGAVRIAGGAVWARDFAVMVAEGGRVTHRTLATPATIVAELARLPDDLVTEGQHQWANLTRVQPPLAVPGGPLPLDRPQVMGILNMTPDSFSDGGQHSGDPEGHARDMLRAGAALIDVGGESTRPGADPVWEGDEIARIIPAVETCRRVGALISLDTRRAAVMQAGLDAGAHIINDVSALLDDPGSAPVVAAAGVPVVLMHAPGAGSGKGLHGGGDYANILLDVFDWLRDARDRALAAGIAADRIVLDPGIGFGKSLAGNMALLNGLALFHALGHPLLVGASRKRMIGALHDEAPVDRRLGGSITMALAAMTAGCQIIRVHDVYETVQARNVWLGLRDGALADVALLPEL, encoded by the coding sequence CTGATGCGCCGGGTCTACCTGCAGCCGCTGACGATGGCGCCATCGCCGCAGGCGCTGCACGGCGGGGCGGTGCGGATCGCGGGCGGTGCGGTGTGGGCACGCGACTTCGCCGTGATGGTGGCAGAGGGCGGACGGGTGACGCACCGCACGCTGGCCACCCCCGCGACGATCGTGGCAGAGCTTGCGCGCCTGCCGGACGACCTGGTCACAGAAGGGCAGCATCAATGGGCGAATTTGACCCGCGTGCAGCCGCCACTGGCAGTGCCGGGCGGACCGCTGCCGCTGGACCGGCCGCAGGTGATGGGCATCCTGAACATGACGCCCGACAGCTTTTCGGACGGTGGGCAACATTCCGGCGATCCCGAGGGGCATGCGAGGGACATGCTGCGCGCCGGCGCTGCGTTGATCGACGTGGGCGGGGAAAGCACGCGGCCCGGCGCCGATCCGGTGTGGGAGGGGGATGAGATCGCCCGCATCATCCCGGCGGTGGAGACCTGTCGGCGGGTTGGTGCGCTTATCAGCCTGGATACCCGACGCGCGGCGGTGATGCAGGCGGGGCTGGATGCCGGGGCGCACATCATCAACGATGTCTCCGCCCTGTTAGACGATCCCGGTTCCGCCCCCGTTGTTGCGGCGGCGGGCGTGCCGGTCGTGCTGATGCACGCGCCGGGTGCCGGCAGCGGAAAGGGGCTGCACGGCGGTGGTGATTACGCCAACATCTTGCTGGATGTCTTCGACTGGTTGCGTGATGCGCGCGACAGGGCGCTGGCGGCTGGTATTGCGGCTGACCGCATCGTGCTCGATCCCGGGATCGGCTTCGGCAAGTCACTCGCCGGCAATATGGCCCTGCTGAACGGGCTCGCCCTGTTCCATGCGCTTGGCCACCCGCTGCTCGTGGGGGCAAGCCGCAAGCGGATGATCGGCGCCTTGCACGACGAGGCGCCGGTGGATCGCCGGCTGGGCGGAAGCATCACGATGGCGCTGGCAGCGATGACGGCCGGGTGCCAGATCATCCGGGTCCACGACGTGTACGAGACGGTGCAGGCCCGCAATGTCTGGCTAGGCCTGCGGGACGGCGCATTGGCGGATGTGGCGCTGCTGCCGGAGCTCTAG